From a region of the Malania oleifera isolate guangnan ecotype guangnan chromosome 12, ASM2987363v1, whole genome shotgun sequence genome:
- the LOC131144325 gene encoding LRR receptor-like serine/threonine-protein kinase FLS2: MGCQEDRTKGDRSTVLMGELMQLKLLGFGVISKSKNFTSHLFFAHWFRFSIDLLKDWREGGFQLLNFVYKCFIAKASDQHQTIKCFCSVPTTAMVPYNTSLFVIFLCSLFCMALSAEPDLEIEIEALKAFKNLITYDPLGALGDWTDANYHCNWSGIACGASSTHVISISLVEKQLQGNISPFIGNITHLQVLDLTLNSFAGHIPAQLGHCSQLSVLTLYANALSGSIPQELGDLKKLKSIDLGNNFLNGSIPESICNCTSLIELGVIFNNLTGTIPLGIGNLASLQLFVAYGNRLVGSIPASIGILGALQAFDLSQNQLSGEIPREVGNLSNLEYLQLFENELVGKIPSEIGNCGKLIALNIYKNQLSGSIPPKLGNLSYLEELRLYKNWMNSTIPVNLFQSKSLTHLGLPENEFTGIIPLEIGSLKSLKVLTLHSNKLIGEIPSSLTNLTNLTYLSASFNFITGKIPLNIGLLRNLKNLTLNNNFLDGPIPSSIINCTQLLCIDLAYNELGGQIPKDLGQLQNLTFLSLGKNKMSGEIPDELFNCLNLNRLDLSWNSFGGMLRPSVGKLFNLQLLQVHRNSLAGPIPWQIGNLSQLVSLKLGGNNFSGLVPPELSKLSLLQGLFLQDNMLEGVIPENISELLQLTDLQLQNNKLVGAIPNALSKLELLSNLKLNGNMLNGSIPGTMARLSRLMALDLSHNHLTGSIPVSMVGGLKNMQIYINFSYNRLTGALPDELGMLEMVQAIDISNNKLSMSIPETLGGCRNLFSLDLSGNELSGQIPEEVFRQMDILTSLNLSRNEISGEIPTSLTNLQHLVSLDLSQNNICGAIPGSFANLSSLKLLNLSFNLLEGPVTDAGIFRDTNACSLVGNVALCGAEAHNSCSKSHHSASHSFSKKSIIILTALGSVFMFLVLTIAFLLLNQCIRKHKTNGVENIEPGYASSLSLKRFNQQDLEAATGLFSKENIIGASSLSMVYRGRLEDGRMVAIKKLNLHMFSAESDKHFNREVKTLSQLKHRNLVKILGYAWESGKLKALILEYMENGNLESIIHDLSADHSRWTLSERINVFVSIATGLDYLHSCYDSPIVHCDLKPSNILLDGDFEAHVSDFGTARVLGVHLEDGSSLSSSSAFEGTIGYLPPEFAYTRKVTTKVDVFSFGIIVMEFLTGRRPTGLTLEDGFPVTLRELVESAVAGGRDRLLQALDPRLAFNISENHEKIIAELLKVALSCTCPEPKARPDISEVLSVMSKLKVTW, encoded by the exons ATGGGCTGCCAGGAAGACCGAACAAAGGGGGATAGGTCCACTGTGTTGATGGGGGAGCTGATGCAGCTGAAGCTTCTTGGTTTTGGAGTGATCTCAAAATCCAAAAACTTCACATCACACTTGTTCTTTGCCCACTGGTTCAGATTTTCCATTGATCTGCTTAAGGATTGGAGAGAGGGGGGGTTTCAATTATTGAACTTCGTATATAAATGCTTCATTGCCAAAGCTTCAGATCAGCATCAGACTATCAAGTGTTTCTGTTCTGTGCCTACAACAGCAATGGTCCCTTATAATACCAGTTTGTTTGTAATTTTTCTTTGTTCTCTGTTTTGTATGGCTCTTTCCGCAGAACCCGACTTGGAAATCGAAATTGAGGCCTTGAAAGCCTTCAAGAATTTGATTACCTATGACCCATTGGGAGCACTCGGGGACTGGACCGATGCGAACTACCACTGCAACTGGTCTGGCATTGCCTGTGGTGCTTCATCAACCCACGTGATTTCAATATCTTTGGTGGAAAAGCAGCTCCAAGGCAACATCTCACCATTCATTGGAAACATTACCCACCTCCAGGTTCTGGATTTAACTTTGAATTCATTCGCAGGACATATCCCAGCTCAACTAGGCCATTGTTCCCAACTTTCTGTGCTAACTCTTTATGCAAATGCTCTTTCAGGTTCCATTCCACAAGAACTAGGAGACCTTAAAAAACTGAAATCAATTGATTTGGGTAATAATTTCTTGAATGGAAGCATTCCTGAAAGCATTTGCAACTGCACGTCCTTAATAGAACTTGGCGTCATCTTCAACAACCTCACTGGTACTATTCCATTAGGCATTGGAAATTTAGCCAGTCTTCAGCTTTTTGTAGCATATGGGAATCGTTTGGTTGGTTCTATACCAGCTTCGATTGGCATATTGGGAGCTTTGCAAGCTTTTGATCTAAGTCAAAACCAACTCTCAGGCGAAATACCCCGGGAAGTTGGGAATTTGTCAAATCTAGAGTATCTTCAGCTGTTCGAGAATGAGCTCGTGGGCAAAATCCCATCTGAAATAGGGAATTGTGGGAAGCTCATTGCTTTGAACATATACAAAAATCAACTATCTGGCTCCATTCCGCCTAAGCTTGGAAATCTTTCTTACTTGGAAGAGTTAAGGCTATACAAAAACTGGATGAATTCCACAATCCCAGTCAACTTATTCCAGTCTAAATCATTAACCCACTTGGGACTCCCCGAAAATGAGTTTACTGGAATCATACCTTTAGAGATTGGATCCTTGAAATCATTGAAAGTTCTGACACTGCATTCAAACAAGTTAATTGGAGAGATACCTTCTTCATTAACAAACCTAACCAATCTGACATACTTGTCTGCAAGCTTCAATTTCATCACTGGAAAAATTCCGTTAAATATCGGATTACTTCGAAATTTAAAGAACCTAACCTTGAACAATAACTTTCTTGATGGACCCATTCCCTCTAGCATCATCAATTGTACCCAGCTTCTATGCATAGATTTAGCTTATAATGAGCTAGGTGGGCAAATTCCTAAGGATTTAGGGCAATTGCAGAATCTAACATTCCTGTCTCTTGGCAAAAACAAAATGTCTGGGGAGATTCCTGATGAACTTTTTAATTGTTTAAATCTCAACAGACTCGATTTGTCCTGGAATAGTTTTGGTGGGATGCTGAGACCTAGTGTTGGGAAGCTCTTTAATCTCCAGCTTTTGCAAGTCCATCGAAATTCATTAGCGGGGCCAATTCCATGGCAGATTGGCAATCTAAGCCAACTAGTGTCTTTAAAACTTGGTGGGAATAATTTTTCAGGCCTAGTTCCTCCAGAACTGTCTAAGCTTTCTCTCCTGCAAGGTCTTTTTCTGCAAGATAACATGCTGGAAGGTGTAATCCCTGAGAACATTTCTGAACTACTACAGTTGACTGATCTACAGTTGCAAAACAACAAACTAGTAGGTGCCATTCCGAATGCTTTATCGAAACTTGAGCTGCTttcaaacttgaagctcaatggaaACATGCTTAATGGGTCAATCCCAGGAACCATGGCGCGACTTAGCCGATTGATGGCCTTGGATCTCTCTCACAACCATCTTACAGGATCTATTCCTGTGTCCATGGTTGGGGGTCTTAAAAACATGCAGATATATATAAACTTCTCTTACAACCGTTTGACGGGAGCCCTTCCGGATGAGCTTGGTATGTTGGAAATGGTGCAGGCCATTGACATCTCAAACAATAAGCTATCAATGAGCATTCCTGAAACACTTGGGGGGTGTAGGAATTTATTCTCTCTTGATCTGTCTGGGAACGAACTTTCCGGCCAAATTCCAGAAGAAGTTTTTAGGCAGATGGATATACTCACAAGCTTGAACCTTTCAAGAAATGAAATCAGTGGTGAAATTCCTACAAGTTTGACAAATCTTCAGCATCTTGTCTCCCTTGACCTTTCCCAAAATAACATCTGTGGTGCAATTCCCGGAAGCTTTGCCAATCTTTCCTCCTTGAAACTTCTAAATCTTTCTTTCAatctactcgaaggacctgttaCGGATGCTGGCATATTCAGAGACACGAATGCTTGTTCTTTGGTTGGAAATGTCGCTTTGTGTGGAGCTGAAGCTCATAATTCTTGCAGCAAGAGCCACCACTCTGCTTCACATAGTTTTTCGAAGAAATCCATAATAATTCTCACAGCCCTTGGGTCAGTTTTTATGTTTCTAGTTCTAACAATTGCATTTTTACTCCTCAACCAGTGCATCCGGAAGCATAAAACCAATGGTGTTGAGAATATAGAACCTGGGTATGCTTCATCGTTATCCCTCAAAAGGTTTAACCAGCAGGACTTAGAAGCAGCTACTGGTTTATTTAGCAAAGAAAACATCATTGGTGCTAGCAGTTTGAGCATGGTGTACAGAGGCAGACTAGAAGATGGGAGGATGGTAGctataaaaaaattgaatttgcaTATGTTCTCTGCAGAATCTGATAAACACTTCAACAGAGAAGTCAAGACCTTGAGCCAATTGAAGCACAGGAATCTGGTGAAGATACTGGGGTATGCTTGGGAGAGTGGAAAACTGAAGGCTCTAATTTTAGAATACATGGAGAATGGGAACTTGGAGAGCATTATACACGACTTGTCGGCAGATCATTCAAGATGGACACTATCAGAGAGAATCAATGTTTTTGTATCCATTGCGACTGGTCTGGATTACCTGCACTCATGCTATGATTCCCCTATTGTTCATTGCGACTTGAAGCCTTCAAACATCCTCCTTGATGGAGATTTTGAGGCCCACGTAAGTGATTTTGGAACCGCTCGGGTTCTGGGTGTACATCTCGAGGATGGAAGCAGCCTCTCATCATCATCAGCATTTGAAGGAACTATAGGCTACTTACCACCAG AGTTTGCATATACAAGGAAAGTTACAACAAAGGTGGATGTCTTCAGTTTTGGCATAATAGTGATGGAGTTCCTAACTGGAAGAAGGCCAACAGGACTCACTCTAGAGGATGGATTTCCAGTGACTCTGCGAGAACTCGTGGAGAGTGCCGTTGCTGGTGGAAGGGACCGACTTCTTCAAGCTTTGGATCCTCGTCTAGCCTTCAATATCTCTGAGAATCATGAGAAGATAATAGCAGAGCTCCTCAAAGTCGCTCTGTCATGCACTTGTCCAGAACCCAAGGCTCGACCCGATATCAGCGAAGTGTTATCTGTGATGTCAAAGCTAAAGGTAACATGGTAA
- the LOC131143873 gene encoding uncharacterized protein LOC131143873: protein MDPIKFVFKKPVVIGWVARWQMLLTQYDITYVTRKAIKGSVIFEYLADRAVEDYQPMEFDSPNKDIDSISQKEEDSEGWTMLFDGAVNVWGHGIRAILISPERRHYPLVAKLTFLCTNNIAEYEACILGLQVAKDQDIKELVMKGDSSLVIHQVTG, encoded by the coding sequence ATGGACCCAATCAAGTTCGTCTTCAAAAAGCCCGTAGTAATAGGATGGGTTGCACGGTGGCAGATGTTGTTGACTCAATATGACATCACCTATGTGACTCGAAAAGCTATTAAGGGAAGCGTCATTTTTGAGTATCTGGCAGATAGAGCTGTGGAAGATTACCAACCTATGGAGTTTGACTCCCCAAATAAGGATATTGATTCAATAAGCCAAAAGGAAGAAGATTCCGAAGGATGGACGATGTTATTTGATGGGGCGGTTAATGTGTGGGGACATGGAATAAGAGCCATACTCATATCACCAGAAAGAAGACATTATCCGCTCGTAGCCAAGCTGACTTTTCTTTGCACCAATAACATAGCGGAATATGAAGCGTGTATATTAGGTTTACAAGTCGCCAAGGACCAAGATATCAAAGAATTAGTCATGAAGGGAGACTCATCCTTGGTCATTCATCAAGTGACAGGATAA